The sequence TGTTTTCAAGGTAATTTGTAAGGCGGCTGAGTTGATTGACATGCAGCGACACCAGGGTATCCATCCCCGCATAGGTGCAGCTGATGTTTGTCCTTTCGTGCCCCTTGCGGGGGCCTCGATGGCAGAATGTGTCCGGCTGGCCCGGAAGGTTGGTGAGCGTGTTGGCAGGGAGTTGGAACTACCCGTCTATCTCTACGGTGCCGCCGCCGCTGGACCTGGCCGCTCCAGCCTGGCCGATGTACGTCGGGGAGAGTACGAGGGTCTACAGGAGAGGTTAACCGATCCGGAGTGGCATCCCGATTTCGGCCCGGCGGTCTTCAAACCTCGTTTTGGTGCGGTAGCTTTAGGAGCCCGCGATATCCTTATCGCCTTTAACGTTAACCTGAATACCACCGATCCAGCAGAGGCAAATGCTATCGCTATGGCAATTCGTGAAACAGGACGGATTAAACGTACAGAAGACGGCGGGATTGTCAGGGACAGCGAGGGACTGGCGATGCGCAGGCCGGGAACCCTTAGAGCGTGTCGAGCCTTAGGGTGGTTCATACCGGCGTATGATTGTGCCCAGGTCAGCATGAACCTGGAGGATTTTCGGGTGACAGCGCCCCACGTGGCATTTGAGGAGGTAAGCCACCAGGCGCACCAACGCGGCCTTGAGGTAACCGGTAGCGAGCTGGTAGGAATGATCCCCCTGGAAGCCATGCTCATGGCTGGACGCTACTACGCTGAGCAGGAGGATCGCAGCTCTGACTTACCCGAGGAGGAGCTGGTGGCAACGGCGGTCAGAGCCATGGGGCTATCGGCGGTGAGTCCATTTGATCCTGAGGAGCGGATCATAGAGTACCGTTTGCGCCGGGAAGGCGGTCGCTGGGCAGCGTTGTCGGAGCGACTTGT is a genomic window of Candidatus Neomarinimicrobiota bacterium containing:
- the ftcD gene encoding glutamate formimidoyltransferase, which produces MQVVECVPNFSEGRDQRVIRSLAEAISGVGGVRLLHVDSSTDANRTVITFVGKPGSVGEAVFKVICKAAELIDMQRHQGIHPRIGAADVCPFVPLAGASMAECVRLARKVGERVGRELELPVYLYGAAAAGPGRSSLADVRRGEYEGLQERLTDPEWHPDFGPAVFKPRFGAVALGARDILIAFNVNLNTTDPAEANAIAMAIRETGRIKRTEDGGIVRDSEGLAMRRPGTLRACRALGWFIPAYDCAQVSMNLEDFRVTAPHVAFEEVSHQAHQRGLEVTGSELVGMIPLEAMLMAGRYYAEQEDRSSDLPEEELVATAVRAMGLSAVSPFDPEERIIEYRLRREGGRWAALSERLVPYRMQAPSPVEADDRFS